The following are encoded together in the Pseudomonas sp. IB20 genome:
- the gabT gene encoding 4-aminobutyrate--2-oxoglutarate transaminase, translated as MSKTNASLMKRREAAVPRGVGQIHPIFAESAKNATVTDVEGREFIDFAGGIAVLNTGHVHPKIIAAVTAQLNKLTHTCFQVLAYEPYVELCEKINAKVPGDFAKKTLLVTTGSEAVENAVKIARAATGRAGVIAFTGAYHGRTMMTLGLTGKVVPYSAGMGLMPGGVFRALFPNELHGVSDDDAIASIERIFKNDAEPRDIAAIIIEPVQGEGGFYVAPKTFMKRLRELCDKHGILLIADEVQTGAGRTGTFFAMEQMDVAADLTTFAKSIAGGFPLAGVCGKAEYMDAIAPGGLGGTYAGSPIACAAALAVMEVFEEEHLLDRCKAVGERLVTGLKAIQAKYPVIGEVRALGAMIAVELFEEGDSHKPNAAAVASVVAKARDKGLILLSCGTYGNVLRVLVPLTSPDEQLDKGLAIIEECFSEL; from the coding sequence ATGAGCAAGACCAACGCATCCCTGATGAAACGCCGCGAAGCCGCTGTACCGCGCGGTGTTGGCCAGATTCACCCGATCTTCGCCGAATCCGCGAAGAACGCCACCGTGACCGACGTTGAAGGTCGCGAGTTCATCGACTTCGCCGGCGGTATCGCCGTGCTGAACACCGGCCACGTGCACCCGAAAATCATCGCCGCCGTGACCGCGCAGCTGAACAAGCTGACCCACACCTGCTTCCAGGTACTGGCCTACGAGCCTTACGTGGAACTGTGCGAAAAAATCAACGCCAAGGTGCCAGGCGACTTCGCCAAGAAAACCCTGCTGGTCACCACCGGTTCCGAAGCCGTTGAGAACGCCGTGAAAATCGCCCGCGCCGCCACTGGCCGTGCCGGTGTGATCGCCTTCACCGGCGCCTATCACGGCCGCACCATGATGACCCTGGGCTTGACCGGTAAAGTCGTGCCTTACTCGGCCGGCATGGGCCTGATGCCAGGCGGCGTATTCCGCGCGCTGTTCCCGAACGAACTGCACGGTGTGAGCGACGACGACGCCATCGCCAGCATCGAACGTATCTTCAAGAACGATGCCGAGCCGCGTGATATCGCTGCCATCATCATCGAGCCGGTGCAGGGCGAAGGCGGTTTCTACGTCGCGCCTAAAACCTTCATGAAGCGCCTGCGCGAACTGTGCGACAAGCACGGCATCCTGCTGATCGCCGACGAAGTGCAAACCGGCGCTGGCCGTACCGGTACCTTCTTCGCCATGGAGCAGATGGACGTTGCTGCCGACCTGACCACCTTCGCCAAATCCATCGCCGGCGGCTTCCCGTTGGCCGGTGTGTGCGGCAAGGCTGAATACATGGACGCCATCGCTCCAGGCGGCCTGGGCGGCACCTATGCCGGTAGCCCGATCGCTTGCGCCGCTGCTTTGGCGGTGATGGAAGTGTTCGAAGAAGAACACCTGCTGGACCGCTGTAAAGCGGTCGGCGAGCGTTTGGTAACCGGCCTGAAAGCCATTCAAGCCAAGTACCCGGTGATCGGCGAAGTGCGTGCCCTGGGCGCGATGATCGCCGTGGAGCTGTTCGAAGAGGGCGACAGCCACAAGCCGAACGCCGCTGCCGTTGCCTCCGTGGTGGCCAAAGCGCGCGACAAAGGCCTGATCCTGCTGTCGTGCGGTACCTACGGCAACGTGTTGCGCGTGCTGGTTCCGCTGACCTCGCCGGACGAGCAGTTGGACAAAGGTTTGGCGATCATCGAAGAGTGCTTCTCCGAGCTGTAA
- a CDS encoding HDOD domain-containing protein translates to MTAVDLPAVPRVLIAEADPWSRDLLKQVLLNVRCDARLDVCGDGQQAATLLREKTYDLILADWELPGIDGLSLLRNVRQQRRSLPFILLSSRNDSASVREALPLAPTAYLTKPLNMEGLTQRLQDLLLNEGESVYCEIPPLAPGVTLPVFLERRREASDGAPLRVDVKAAVQHSLEPDGLDLKRLEGQVRMDPQITAVLIAAANSAGHHGTPVQTLSAALHKLAAGQSMNLILGLALKHNVVLGDPALVDYAERHWQLSEDTADYARRLARLLELDHERCYCAGILHRLGDLALLRCLEDWRQGGGALDDEAIGESLDTFGAAYGSALRARWRLPLELRQLIAAIYSLEGGVYSREALVMNLAAQMARLTEHEGLEALARSKTARLLRVGLSELMRVRKN, encoded by the coding sequence ATGACTGCTGTTGATTTACCGGCTGTACCCCGAGTGTTGATTGCTGAAGCGGACCCTTGGTCGCGGGATTTGCTCAAGCAAGTGTTGTTGAACGTGCGCTGCGACGCACGGCTGGATGTATGTGGTGACGGGCAGCAAGCAGCGACGCTGTTGCGAGAAAAAACCTACGACCTGATCCTGGCGGATTGGGAGCTGCCGGGCATCGATGGTCTGAGCTTGCTGCGCAACGTACGCCAGCAGCGCCGTTCGCTGCCGTTTATCCTGCTGAGCAGTCGCAACGACAGTGCCAGCGTGCGCGAAGCCTTGCCGCTGGCGCCTACCGCGTACCTGACCAAACCGCTGAACATGGAAGGCCTGACCCAGCGCCTGCAAGACCTGCTGCTCAACGAAGGCGAAAGCGTGTATTGCGAAATTCCGCCGCTGGCGCCTGGCGTGACCTTGCCGGTGTTCCTGGAGCGGCGCCGCGAAGCCTCCGACGGCGCGCCGCTGCGCGTCGACGTGAAAGCCGCCGTGCAACACAGCCTTGAACCTGATGGCCTGGACCTCAAGCGCCTGGAAGGCCAGGTGCGCATGGACCCACAAATTACCGCCGTACTGATCGCCGCCGCCAACAGCGCCGGGCATCACGGCACGCCGGTGCAAACCCTGTCGGCTGCGCTGCACAAGCTGGCGGCCGGGCAGAGCATGAACTTGATCCTGGGCCTGGCCCTCAAGCACAACGTGGTGCTGGGCGACCCTGCGCTGGTGGACTATGCCGAGCGCCACTGGCAGTTGTCAGAAGACACCGCCGACTACGCCCGCCGCCTGGCGCGCTTGCTCGAGCTGGACCACGAGCGCTGTTACTGCGCCGGCATCCTGCACCGGCTGGGTGACTTGGCGTTGCTGCGTTGCCTGGAGGATTGGCGCCAGGGCGGCGGGGCGTTGGATGACGAGGCGATTGGTGAGTCCCTTGATACCTTTGGTGCGGCCTACGGCTCGGCATTGCGTGCGCGCTGGCGCTTGCCGTTGGAGCTGCGCCAGTTGATTGCGGCGATCTATTCGCTCGAAGGCGGGGTGTATTCGCGTGAAGCGTTGGTGATGAACCTGGCGGCGCAGATGGCGCGCCTGACCGAGCACGAAGGGCTTGAGGCGCTGGCGAGGAGCAAGACTGCGCGGTTGCTGAGGGTCGGGTTGTCGGAGTTGATGCGAGTGCGCAAAAACTAG
- the gabD gene encoding NADP-dependent succinate-semialdehyde dehydrogenase: MQLKDTQLFRQQAFIDGAWVDADNGQTIKVNNPATGEILGTVPKMGAVETRRAIEAADKALPAWRALTAKDRANKLRRWFELIIENQDDLARLMTLEQGKPLAEAKGEIVYAASFIEWFAEEAKRIYGDVIPGHQPDKRLIVIKQPIGVTAAITPWNFPAAMITRKAGPALAAGCTMVLKPASQTPFSAFALAELAQRAGIPKGVFSVVSGSAGDIGSELTSNPIVRKLSFTGSTEIGRQLMAECAKDIKKVSLELGGNAPFIVFDDADLDKAVEGAIISKYRNNGQTCVCANRLYIQDSVYDAFAEKLKVAVAKLKIGNGLEEGTTTGPLIDEKAVAKVQEHIADALSKGAKLLAGGKVMEGNFFEPTILVNVPKDAAVAKEETFGPLAPLFRFKDEAEVIAMSNDTEFGLASYFYARDLGRVFRVAEALEYGMVGVNTGLISNEVAPFGGIKASGLGREGSKYGIEDYLEIKYLCLGI; encoded by the coding sequence ATGCAGCTCAAAGATACCCAGTTGTTCCGCCAGCAAGCCTTTATTGATGGCGCTTGGGTGGATGCGGACAACGGTCAAACCATCAAGGTCAATAACCCGGCCACGGGCGAGATTCTCGGTACCGTGCCGAAGATGGGTGCGGTCGAAACGCGCCGCGCCATCGAAGCGGCCGACAAGGCTCTGCCGGCCTGGCGTGCACTCACCGCCAAGGACCGCGCCAACAAGCTGCGTCGTTGGTTTGAGCTGATCATCGAGAACCAGGATGACCTGGCTCGCCTGATGACCCTAGAACAGGGCAAGCCACTGGCTGAAGCCAAAGGCGAAATCGTTTACGCCGCCTCGTTTATCGAGTGGTTCGCCGAAGAAGCCAAGCGCATCTACGGTGATGTGATTCCGGGCCATCAGCCGGACAAGCGCCTGATCGTGATCAAGCAGCCGATTGGTGTTACCGCGGCTATCACGCCGTGGAACTTCCCGGCCGCGATGATCACCCGTAAAGCCGGCCCGGCCCTGGCCGCCGGTTGCACCATGGTGCTCAAGCCGGCGTCGCAAACCCCGTTCTCGGCGTTTGCCCTGGCTGAACTGGCCCAGCGTGCAGGTATCCCTAAAGGTGTGTTCAGCGTGGTCTCCGGCAGCGCCGGCGATATCGGCAGCGAGCTGACCAGCAACCCGATCGTGCGTAAATTGTCCTTCACCGGCTCCACCGAAATCGGTCGCCAGCTGATGGCCGAATGCGCCAAGGACATCAAGAAAGTCTCCCTGGAGTTGGGCGGCAACGCGCCGTTCATCGTGTTTGACGACGCGGACCTGGATAAGGCTGTCGAAGGCGCGATCATTTCCAAATACCGCAACAACGGCCAGACCTGCGTCTGTGCCAACCGCCTGTACATCCAGGATTCGGTGTACGACGCCTTCGCGGAAAAACTCAAAGTGGCCGTGGCCAAGCTCAAGATCGGCAACGGTCTGGAAGAAGGCACCACCACCGGCCCGCTGATCGACGAAAAAGCCGTGGCCAAGGTTCAGGAGCACATCGCTGATGCCCTGAGCAAAGGCGCCAAGCTGTTGGCCGGTGGCAAGGTCATGGAAGGCAACTTCTTTGAGCCGACCATCCTGGTCAACGTGCCGAAAGACGCTGCAGTGGCCAAGGAAGAAACCTTCGGCCCACTGGCGCCGCTGTTCCGCTTCAAAGACGAAGCCGAAGTGATCGCGATGTCCAACGACACCGAGTTCGGCCTGGCGTCCTACTTCTATGCCCGCGACCTGGGCCGTGTGTTCCGTGTGGCCGAAGCCCTGGAATACGGCATGGTCGGCGTCAACACCGGGTTGATCTCCAACGAAGTGGCGCCGTTCGGCGGCATCAAGGCCTCGGGCCTTGGCCGTGAAGGTTCCAAGTATGGGATCGAGGATTACCTGGAAATTAAATACCTCTGCCTGGGCATCTAA
- the pgaB gene encoding poly-beta-1,6-N-acetyl-D-glucosamine N-deacetylase PgaB, with translation MTVLSRCLLVLGLVLASACAQQPAPFTPPAERPTLANEAPWPKNHFLGIAYHDVEDRDPDQAVVAVRTERLIEQMAWLRENGYQAVSVDQILAARRGGPELPPKAIMLSFDDGYSSFYTRVMPILRAYHWPALLAPVGYWIDTPLNQPVDFAGSPRPRGEFLTWQQIREVSQSGLVEIAAHTDNNHKGILANPQGNLEPAATSLRFDPATGRYEDQAKFDARMRADVAAISNKIRTVTGKAPRVWVWPYGAAKGTSLAIVGEQGYQMALTLEDGLDSLGNLMNSPRFLVASDPDGEHFANSMVAVQAQAPLRVLHVDLDNVYDPDPAQEARNLDQLVQRVVDMGAGTVFLQAFADPKGDGLVHSLYFPNRHLPVRADLFNRVSWQLHTRAHASVYAWMPVLSFALDPKLPRVTRWDPETGKVGIDPDQYKRLSPFDPQVRKIIGEIYEDLVRNSAIDGVLYHDDAVLSDFEDASPAALKAYAANGLPDSIAALRADPAVMQPWTRFKSRYLIDFTHELTAKVRAIGGPQILTARNIFAEPMLNPASEAWFAQNLDDFLQAYDWTAPMAMPLMEGQELKTSNAWLEKLVATVKARPGALDKTVFELQAKDWRTPAAPDLSGAQMAEWMGVLKRQGVKSFGYYPDNFLENSPDLKTVRPALSNQWNP, from the coding sequence ATGACCGTCCTCAGCCGTTGCTTGTTGGTCCTGGGTTTAGTGCTGGCCAGTGCCTGCGCCCAACAACCCGCGCCATTTACCCCACCTGCCGAGCGGCCGACACTGGCCAATGAAGCGCCGTGGCCGAAAAACCATTTCCTGGGCATTGCCTACCATGACGTCGAGGATCGCGACCCCGACCAGGCGGTGGTGGCAGTGCGTACCGAACGTTTGATCGAGCAGATGGCCTGGCTGCGCGAGAATGGCTACCAGGCCGTTAGCGTCGACCAGATTCTGGCCGCGCGTCGTGGCGGCCCCGAGTTGCCGCCCAAAGCCATCATGCTCAGCTTCGATGACGGCTACTCCAGCTTCTACACCCGCGTCATGCCGATTCTGCGCGCCTATCACTGGCCGGCCTTGCTGGCGCCGGTGGGGTATTGGATCGATACGCCGCTCAATCAACCAGTGGACTTCGCCGGCTCGCCGCGCCCACGTGGGGAATTCCTCACCTGGCAACAGATTCGCGAGGTGTCCCAGTCCGGCCTGGTGGAAATCGCCGCGCATACCGACAACAACCACAAAGGGATCCTCGCCAACCCCCAGGGCAACCTAGAGCCGGCGGCGACCAGCCTGCGCTTTGACCCGGCCACCGGGCGTTATGAAGATCAGGCGAAATTCGATGCGCGCATGCGGGCTGATGTCGCGGCGATCTCCAACAAGATCCGCACCGTGACCGGTAAAGCACCACGCGTATGGGTGTGGCCATACGGCGCAGCCAAGGGCACGTCGCTGGCGATCGTCGGTGAGCAGGGCTACCAGATGGCCCTGACCCTGGAAGACGGCCTCGACAGCCTTGGCAACCTGATGAACAGCCCACGCTTCCTGGTGGCTTCCGACCCGGACGGCGAGCACTTCGCTAACAGCATGGTGGCGGTGCAAGCCCAGGCTCCGCTGCGCGTGCTGCACGTGGACCTGGACAACGTCTACGACCCGGACCCAGCCCAAGAAGCGCGTAACCTCGACCAACTGGTGCAACGGGTGGTGGACATGGGCGCAGGCACCGTGTTCCTGCAAGCGTTCGCCGACCCCAAGGGTGACGGCCTGGTGCATTCGCTGTACTTCCCCAACCGTCACTTGCCGGTGCGCGCCGACCTGTTCAACCGCGTTTCCTGGCAGTTGCACACTCGTGCCCATGCCAGCGTGTATGCGTGGATGCCCGTGCTCAGTTTCGCCCTTGATCCCAAGCTGCCACGTGTGACCCGCTGGGACCCGGAAACCGGCAAGGTTGGCATCGACCCGGATCAATACAAGCGCTTGTCGCCGTTTGATCCGCAGGTACGCAAGATCATTGGCGAGATCTACGAAGACCTGGTGCGCAACAGTGCCATCGACGGTGTGCTGTACCACGACGATGCGGTGCTCTCCGACTTCGAAGACGCCAGCCCCGCCGCGCTCAAGGCCTATGCCGCCAACGGCTTGCCGGACAGCATCGCTGCGCTGCGCGCTGACCCGGCGGTGATGCAACCCTGGACGCGCTTCAAGAGCCGCTACTTGATCGACTTCACCCATGAGCTGACCGCCAAGGTCCGCGCCATCGGTGGCCCGCAGATATTGACCGCGCGCAATATCTTCGCCGAGCCAATGCTCAACCCGGCCAGCGAAGCCTGGTTCGCACAGAACCTCGATGATTTCCTTCAGGCCTACGACTGGACCGCGCCGATGGCGATGCCGCTGATGGAAGGGCAGGAACTGAAAACGTCCAACGCCTGGTTGGAAAAGTTGGTCGCCACGGTCAAGGCGCGCCCCGGCGCATTGGACAAAACCGTTTTCGAGTTGCAAGCCAAGGACTGGCGTACCCCCGCCGCCCCGGACCTCAGCGGTGCGCAAATGGCCGAATGGATGGGTGTGCTCAAGCGCCAGGGAGTCAAGAGTTTTGGCTACTACCCGGACAACTTCCTGGAAAACTCGCCGGACTTGAAGACAGTCCGTCCGGCCCTGTCCAACCAATGGAACCCTTGA
- a CDS encoding GGDEF domain-containing protein has translation MVHEHPYLPDAPAAEAPRPAAAATLLALMHAQGEVERLSEREQLLSSLLVSVNAVLWAIDWETRRVLYVSPAYERVFGRTAGLLLADYREWRNSVHPEDLDYAEHSLARVLEQGAVEDREYRIITADGQIRWLSDKCYINQQVQPGKPVVVVGMAEDITEKKQMELELHRLATTDVLTQSSNRRHFFECANQAFDSACAQGAPLAFLLLDIDDFKDVNDTYGHLEGDQVLRRIAESGRSVLRRGDLFGRIGGEEFAAVLPGCAPHMALQVAERLGKEIQALSFSYEGRQFTVTVSQGLANLREEDSALDSLFARADAAMYEAKRQGKNRVIAS, from the coding sequence ATGGTTCACGAACATCCCTACCTGCCAGATGCCCCTGCTGCCGAGGCTCCCCGCCCGGCCGCGGCGGCAACCCTGTTGGCGTTGATGCATGCCCAGGGTGAAGTCGAACGGTTGAGCGAACGCGAGCAGTTGCTGAGTTCGTTGCTGGTCAGTGTAAATGCCGTGCTGTGGGCCATCGATTGGGAAACGCGCCGTGTGCTGTATGTGAGCCCGGCCTATGAGCGGGTATTTGGCCGTACGGCCGGTTTGCTGCTCGCCGACTACCGCGAATGGCGCAACAGCGTTCACCCCGAAGACCTCGACTATGCCGAACACAGCCTCGCCCGCGTGCTGGAACAAGGCGCCGTGGAGGACCGCGAGTACCGCATCATCACCGCCGACGGGCAAATTCGCTGGCTGAGCGACAAGTGCTATATCAACCAGCAGGTCCAGCCCGGCAAGCCGGTGGTTGTGGTCGGCATGGCCGAAGACATCACCGAAAAGAAACAGATGGAGCTGGAACTGCACCGCCTCGCCACCACCGATGTGCTGACCCAAAGCAGCAACCGCAGGCACTTCTTCGAATGCGCCAACCAGGCCTTCGACAGCGCCTGTGCCCAGGGCGCACCGCTGGCGTTCCTGTTGCTGGACATCGATGATTTCAAAGACGTCAACGACACCTACGGCCATCTGGAGGGCGATCAGGTGTTGCGGCGTATCGCCGAGAGCGGTCGCAGTGTATTGCGCCGTGGCGACCTGTTCGGGCGCATTGGCGGCGAAGAATTCGCCGCCGTACTGCCCGGTTGTGCGCCGCACATGGCGTTGCAGGTAGCCGAGCGGCTGGGCAAGGAAATCCAGGCGCTGAGTTTCAGCTATGAAGGCCGGCAATTCACGGTGACCGTCAGCCAAGGCCTGGCCAACTTGCGCGAAGAAGATTCAGCCCTGGACAGCCTGTTCGCGCGGGCTGATGCGGCCATGTATGAGGCCAAGCGCCAGGGTAAGAACCGCGTCATAGCGAGTTAG
- the pgaD gene encoding poly-beta-1,6-N-acetyl-D-glucosamine biosynthesis protein PgaD, which produces MKLVRTRQNSVMWVIDVLLTLLAWAGLIWLLARGMTAMLETHGGPRIEAPIFAALNTLQIYLWIALFNAVILISWARYQQRRGRKFAQRRAEANALSDKQMSESFNLGDGHLEQFRKPGVLVIHNDEDGGVEDVKSHVSRDVERPALTLVPGMEKDKGAG; this is translated from the coding sequence ATGAAACTGGTCAGAACTCGCCAAAACTCAGTGATGTGGGTCATCGATGTGCTGCTGACCCTGCTGGCCTGGGCTGGGCTGATTTGGCTGTTGGCGCGTGGGATGACCGCGATGCTGGAAACCCACGGCGGCCCACGCATTGAAGCGCCAATTTTTGCGGCGCTCAACACCTTGCAGATCTACCTGTGGATTGCCCTGTTCAATGCGGTGATCCTCATCAGCTGGGCGCGTTATCAGCAACGCCGGGGCCGCAAGTTCGCCCAACGCCGCGCCGAGGCCAATGCCCTCAGCGACAAGCAAATGAGTGAGAGTTTCAACCTCGGCGACGGCCACCTGGAGCAGTTCCGCAAGCCGGGTGTACTGGTGATCCACAACGACGAAGACGGCGGTGTGGAAGACGTGAAGTCGCACGTGTCCCGAGACGTCGAGCGCCCGGCGCTGACGTTGGTGCCGGGGATGGAAAAAGACAAAGGCGCCGGCTGA
- the desA gene encoding delta-9 fatty acid desaturase DesA — translation MWYNGFLDLSAWQLVAVTLLMTHVTIVGVTVYLHRYSAHRSLELNAGLKHFFRFWLWLTTAQNTREWTAIHRKHHAKCETVDDPHSPVIKGLSTVLRKGAELYRAEAENPETLRIYGKNCPDDWIERKIYTPYPLLGVAIMGVIDLLLFGTIGITIWAIQMMWIPFWAAGVINGLGHAVGYRNFECRDAATNLVPWGIIVGGEELHNNHHTYPNSAKLSVKKWEFDLGWAWIKVFSFLRLAKVQRVAPIAHRVEGKGHLDMDTAMAILNNRFQIMAQYRKLVIGPLVKQELEKVDHSVRHQFHRAKRLLSRETSLLDDRHHVRIQSLLEHSQALTVIYEKRLALQQIWLKTSSNGHDMLAAIKEWVHEAEASGIQSLRDFAHQLKTYSLRPAAV, via the coding sequence ATGTGGTACAACGGTTTTCTTGACTTGTCAGCCTGGCAACTGGTTGCAGTCACTCTGTTGATGACCCATGTGACCATCGTTGGGGTCACGGTCTATCTGCACCGCTATTCAGCCCATCGCTCCCTGGAGCTCAATGCCGGCCTGAAACACTTCTTCCGCTTCTGGCTGTGGCTGACCACGGCGCAGAACACCCGCGAGTGGACCGCTATCCACCGCAAACACCACGCCAAATGCGAAACCGTCGACGACCCGCACAGCCCGGTCATCAAAGGCCTGTCCACCGTGTTGCGCAAAGGTGCCGAGCTGTACCGCGCCGAGGCCGAAAACCCCGAAACCCTGCGCATCTACGGCAAGAACTGCCCGGATGACTGGATCGAACGCAAAATCTACACGCCTTACCCGCTGCTGGGCGTGGCGATCATGGGCGTGATCGACCTGCTGCTGTTCGGCACCATCGGCATCACCATCTGGGCGATCCAGATGATGTGGATTCCGTTCTGGGCCGCCGGCGTGATCAACGGCCTGGGGCATGCCGTGGGCTATCGCAATTTCGAATGCCGGGACGCGGCGACCAACCTGGTGCCGTGGGGCATCATTGTCGGCGGCGAAGAACTGCACAACAACCACCACACCTACCCCAACTCGGCCAAGCTGTCGGTGAAGAAGTGGGAGTTCGACCTGGGTTGGGCGTGGATCAAAGTGTTCAGCTTCCTGCGCCTGGCCAAGGTGCAGCGCGTGGCGCCTATCGCGCACCGCGTGGAGGGCAAAGGCCACCTGGACATGGACACCGCCATGGCGATCCTCAACAACCGCTTCCAGATCATGGCCCAGTACCGCAAGTTGGTGATCGGCCCACTGGTCAAGCAGGAGCTGGAAAAGGTCGATCATTCGGTGCGCCACCAGTTCCACCGCGCCAAGCGCCTGCTGTCGCGTGAAACCAGCTTGCTGGATGACCGCCATCACGTGCGCATCCAGAGCCTGCTGGAGCACAGCCAGGCGCTGACAGTGATCTACGAGAAGCGCCTGGCGTTGCAGCAGATCTGGCTGAAAACCAGTTCCAATGGCCACGACATGCTGGCCGCGATCAAGGAATGGGTGCATGAGGCCGAAGCCAGCGGCATCCAGTCACTGCGCGATTTTGCCCATCAATTGAAGACCTATTCGCTGCGCCCTGCAGCGGTCTGA
- the pgaC gene encoding poly-beta-1,6-N-acetyl-D-glucosamine synthase codes for MFDRLLALFVLALVLGVPLGLIFLVTGQFLMDFVFFYPLFMSALWIAGGLYFWLHWERHWPWKEDTPAPTLAGNPLISIIIPCYNEGDNAAETIHAALGQLYPNIEVIAVNDGSKDNTAAVLDALALEHPRLRVLHLAQNQGKAVALRMGAVAARSEYLVCIDGDALLDKNAAAYLVAPMLDNPRLGAVTGNPRIRTRSTLIGRVQVGEFSSIIGLIKRTQRVFGRIFTVSGVVVAFRKKALDRIDYWSTDMITEDIDVSWKLQLDHWAIFYEPRALCWILMPETVGGLWKQRLRWAQGGAEVLFKNIRGIWQWRHRYLWPLLFEYCLSTGWAFTFLLSVIFWGVGKFVVLPQAIAVDSLMPPAFTGLVLAMVCLLQFAVSILIDRRYEKGLWKTLFWTVWYPMVFWLVSLFTTLVSFPKVLFNQHQKRARWVSPDRGIKPSEEEA; via the coding sequence ATGTTCGACAGACTCCTGGCTTTATTCGTGCTGGCATTGGTGTTGGGTGTGCCCCTTGGCCTGATCTTTTTGGTCACCGGGCAGTTCCTGATGGACTTCGTGTTTTTCTACCCGCTCTTCATGTCGGCGCTGTGGATCGCCGGCGGGCTGTACTTCTGGTTGCACTGGGAGCGTCACTGGCCCTGGAAAGAAGACACCCCCGCGCCGACCCTGGCCGGTAACCCGCTGATCTCGATCATCATTCCTTGCTACAACGAGGGCGATAACGCCGCCGAAACGATTCACGCGGCGCTGGGCCAGTTGTACCCGAACATCGAAGTGATCGCCGTCAACGATGGCTCCAAAGACAACACCGCGGCGGTCCTCGATGCCCTGGCATTGGAACACCCACGCCTGCGCGTGCTGCACCTGGCGCAGAACCAGGGCAAAGCCGTGGCCTTGCGCATGGGCGCCGTGGCCGCGCGCAGTGAATACCTGGTGTGCATTGACGGCGATGCTTTGCTCGATAAAAACGCGGCGGCCTACTTGGTGGCGCCGATGCTGGATAACCCGCGCCTGGGCGCCGTGACCGGCAACCCACGCATTCGCACGCGTTCGACGCTGATCGGTCGGGTGCAGGTGGGCGAGTTCTCCTCGATCATCGGCTTGATCAAGCGGACCCAGCGGGTGTTCGGTCGGATCTTCACGGTGTCGGGTGTGGTGGTGGCGTTTCGCAAGAAGGCGCTGGACCGCATCGACTACTGGAGCACCGACATGATCACCGAGGACATCGATGTCAGTTGGAAGCTGCAACTCGATCACTGGGCGATCTTCTACGAACCCCGCGCCTTGTGTTGGATCCTCATGCCCGAAACCGTCGGCGGCCTGTGGAAACAACGCCTGCGCTGGGCCCAGGGCGGCGCCGAGGTGCTGTTCAAAAACATTCGTGGCATCTGGCAATGGCGCCACCGCTACCTGTGGCCGCTGCTGTTCGAATACTGCCTGTCCACCGGTTGGGCCTTCACCTTCCTGCTGTCGGTGATCTTCTGGGGCGTGGGTAAATTCGTGGTGCTGCCACAGGCGATTGCTGTGGATTCGCTGATGCCACCGGCGTTTACCGGGCTGGTGTTGGCGATGGTGTGCCTGCTGCAGTTTGCGGTGAGCATCCTGATCGACCGGCGCTACGAGAAAGGCCTGTGGAAAACCCTGTTCTGGACCGTGTGGTACCCAATGGTGTTCTGGCTGGTCAGCTTGTTCACCACCTTGGTCAGCTTTCCTAAGGTGCTCTTCAACCAGCACCAGAAACGCGCGCGCTGGGTCAGCCCGGACCGTGGTATTAAACCTAGTGAAGAGGAGGCGTGA